In Triticum urartu cultivar G1812 chromosome 6, Tu2.1, whole genome shotgun sequence, the following proteins share a genomic window:
- the LOC125515489 gene encoding DNL-type zinc finger protein produces MAAGRFLPLAGRRIIAALSQPSAPSSRGIFFPSTATAGLRSLQTIIEAGSNASNERRHDPEDHKTGTPPPPASVPAAVESSFKVRDASSLKISPRHDMAMIFTCKVCETRSVKMASRDSYDNGVVVARCGGCNNLHLMADRLGWFGQPGSIEDFLADQGQDVKKGDTDTLSFTLEDLAGSQVKSKEPSGEN; encoded by the exons ATGGCCGCCGGCCGGTTTCTGCCGCTGGCGGGCCGCCGCATCATCGCGGCCCTGTCCCAGCCGTCCGCCCCCTCTTCCCGCG GAATTTTCTTCCCTTCTACTGCGACCGCAGGCTTGAGGTCCCTCCAAACGATCATCGAAGCGGGCAGCAACGCGTCGAATGAGCGTCGCCATGACCCGGAGGATCACAAGACTggcaccccgccgccgccagctTCGGTCCCTGCAGCAGTGGAGTCGAGCTTCAAGGTCAGAGATGCGTCGAGCCTGAAGATCTCGCCGAGGCACGACATGGCGATGATCTTCACGTGCAAGGTCTGCGAGACGAGGTCCGTGAAGATGGCCAGCCGGGACTCGTACGACAACGGGGTGGTGGTCGCCCGCTGTGGGGGCTGCAACAACCTGCACCTGATGGCGGACAGGCTCGGCTGGTTTGGCCAGCCGGGGAGCATCGAGGACTTCCTGGCGGATCAGGGGCAGGACGTGAAGAAAGGCGACACGGATACTCTCAGCTTCACCCTGGAGGACCTGGCCGGGTCTCAGGTCAAATCCAAGGAACCTTCTGGTGAAAATTAG
- the LOC125515488 gene encoding ABC transporter G family member 28-like: MPATTNAYHLGPKAPTLQLHRASSLRPSAQPMARVAGQQLAAALLLLTSAAAARAIAIGSPAYNVVPRLSSFQEHAAAVPRLSFEEHAIDDDYGGDGVGGGAASAAGGKGLVGNPVVAEIVNKRLKGLTATFARSIRSQLGYCIKDTDSEWDAAFNFTKDTSFLNNCMKQTNGDLHQRVCTAAEMKFYFNSLIESGEETRWEKSYVRPNKNCNLSSWIDGCEPGWACSAGEQKVDLQDAKDIPYRADDCQACCPGFFCPHALTCMIPCPLGAYCPLSTLNKTTGICDPYNYQPPAGNPNHTCGSADNWADVMSTDDVFCPAGFYCPSTTQKLPCSSGYYCRKGSTSQTRCYKKSACPPNSVNQDITIFGMLLVIASCLVLLIIYNFSGQLLTNREKKQAKSREAAARYAKETAQARERWKTARDVAKKASTGLQSQLSRTFSRKQKPGQPGGMSSKGMMPSVGTDGAGKKSNLPDMISSLEENPDGPEGFQMEIGDKTGKKMPKGKQMHSRSQIFKYAYGQIEKEKAIQQEMEENDNNMSLSGVVSMAKEHEVGSRMPIEVAFKDLTLTLTGSKKKILRSVTGKLMPGRVAAVMGPSGAGKTTFLSAVAGKATGCDTSGLVLINGKVEPIRAYKRIIGFVPQDDIVHGNLTVEENLWFNARCRLAADMSKAEKVLVVERVIESLGLQPVRDSLVGTVEQRGISGGQRKRVNVGVEMVMEPSVLILDEPTSGLDSASSLLLLRALRREALEGVNISMVVHQPSYTLYRMFDDLILLAKGGMTVYHGPVKKVEEYFSGLGIVVPDRVNPPDYYIDILEGIVKPNMSAGVTVKDLPLRWMLHNGYDVPRDMLRSTSGSGSSSRGGADPSSPGADASPSFLSEMWANIKDTIMQKKDEFDYNKSTLDLSNRNTPGILRQYRYFLGRVGKQRLREARILAVDYLILCLAGICLGTLAKVSDETFGALGYTYTVIAVSLLCKIGALRSFALDKIYYWRERASGMSSLAYFLAKDTIDHFNTIVKPIVYLSMFYFFNNPRSSIWENYVVIVALVYCVTGIGYTLAIFFQPGSAQLWSALLPVVLTLIATQQKDTIIADLCYTKWALEAFVIANAHNYTGVWLITRCGSLQSNGYDISNRSLCLWVLVANGVIFRCIAFFCMVVFQKH, encoded by the exons ATGCCAGCCACCACCAATGCCTACCACCTAGGCCCCAAGGCGCCGACCCTGCAGCTCCACCGAGCGTCCTCCCTCCGCCCGTCCGCCCAACCCATGGCCCGAGTGGCGGGGCAGCAGCTCGCCGCCGCGCTGCTCCTCCTCACCTCGGCCGCCGCCGCGCGCGCCATCGCCATCGGCAGCCCCGCCTACAACGTCGTCCCGCGCCTCTCCTCCTTCCAGGAGcacgccgccgccgtcccgcGGCTCTCCTTCGAGGAGCACGCCATCGACGACGACTACGGCGGGgacggggtcgggggcggcgccGCCTCGGCCGCCGGGGGCAAGGGCCTCGTCGGCAACCCCGTCGTCGCCGAGATCGTCAACAAGCGCCTCAAGGGCCTCACCGCCACCTTCGCCCGCTCCATCCGCAGCCAGCTCGGCTACTGCATCAAGGACAC GGACTCGGAGTGGGACGCGGCCTTCAACTTCACCAAGGACACCTCCTTCCTCAACAACTGCATGAAGCAGACCAATG GTGACCTGCACCAGCGGGTGTGCACGGCGGCGGAGATGAAGTTCTACTTCAACAGCCTGATCGAGAGCGGGGAGGAGACCAGGTGGGAGAAGAGCTACGTCAGGCCCAACAAGAACTGCAACCTCTCCTCCTGGATCGACGGCTGCGAGCCCGGCTGGGCCTGCAGCGCCGGCGAGCAGAAGGTCGACCTCCAGGACGCCAAGGACATCCCCTACCGCGCCGACGACTGCCAGGCCTGCTGCCCCGGCTTCTTCTGCCCCCATGCCCTCACCTGCATGATAC CTTGCCCTCTTGGAGCATACTGCCCACTGTCCACCCTAAACAAGACTACGGGGATCTGCGACCC GTACAATTACCAACCGCCTGCTGGGAACCCAAACCACACATGTGGAAGTGCTGACAATTGGGCAGATGTGATGAGCACCGACGACGTTTTCTGCCCGGCTGGATTCTACTGCCCGAGCACGACCCAGAAGCTCCCTTGTAGTAGTGG GTATTACTGCAGGAAGGGATCGACTTCGCAAACCA GATGCTACAAGAAGAGCGCATGTCCGCCCAACTCTGTTAATCAGGACATTACGATCTTTGGCATGTTGCTAGTG ATTGCCTCTTGTCTAGTCCTTCTGATCATCTACAATTTCTCTGGCCAACTTCTAACCAACCGTGAGAAAAAGCAAGCAAAATCTCGAGAGGCTGCTGCAAGGTATGCGAAAGAGACGGCGCAGGCTCGTGAGAGGTGGAAAACAGCTAGAGATGTCGCCAAGAAGGCTAGCACTGGCCTTCAGTCACAACTGTCTCGCACCTTCTCGCGCAAGCAGAAGCCGGGACAGCCAGGGGGGATGTCATCGAAAGGCATGATGCCTTCAGTTGGAACGGATGGGGCTGGAAAAAAGAGCAACCTCCCCGACATGATAAGCTCCCTTGAAGAGAACCCAGACGGGCCCGAAGGATTCCAAATGGAAATAGGAGATAAGACCGGCAAGAAGATGCCCAAAGGGAAGCAGATGCACAGCCGGAGCCAGATTTTCAAGTATGCATACGGTCAAATCGAGAAGGAAAAGGCAATTCAACAGGAGATGGAGGAGAACGATAACAACATGAGTTTGTCTGGTGTGGTAAGCATGGCCAAAGAGCACGAAGTCGGTTCGAGAATGCCCATTGAGGTCGCGTTCAAGGACCTAACTCTGACGTTGACCGGGAGCAAGAAGAAGATCTTGAGGTCCGTGACAGGAAAGCTCATGCCTGGCCGCGTAGCTGCCGTCATGGGCCCATCTGGTGCTGGCAAGACCACATTTCTGAGTGCTGTCGCCGGCAAGGCAACTGGTTGTGACACATCAGGCTTGGTGCTCATCAATGGTAAAGTTGAGCCGATCCGTGCGTACAAGAGGATTATCGGCTTTGTTCCCCAAGATGACATTGTCCATGGCAACCTAACCGTTGAAGAAAATCTCTGGTTCAATGCAAGATGCAG GCTTGCAGCAGACATGTCGAAAGCCGAAAAGGTCCTCGTCGTGGAGAGGGTCATTGAGTCTTTGGGGCTGCAGCCAGTTCGAGATTCTTTGGTCGGGACGGTGGAGCAGCGCGGCATCTCCGGTGGCCAGCGCAAGAGAGTCAACGTCGGTGTAGAAATGGTCATGGAACCTTCGGTGTTGATCTTGGATGAGCCAACTTCAGGTTTGGATAGTGCATCCTCCCTGCTTCTTCTCCGCGCCCTTCGCCGGGAAGCTCTCGAAGGCGTCAACATCTCCATGGTTGTTCATCAGCCTAG CTACACGCTGTACAGAATGTTTGATGACTTGATACTTCTCGCCAAAGGGGGGATGACCGTCTACCACGGTCCAGTGAAGAAGGTGGAAGAATACTTCTCGGGGCTGGGCATTGTCGTGCCGGATCGCGTGAACCCACCCGACTACTACATTGACATCTTGGAGGGCATCGTGAAGCCAAACATGAGCGCGGGCGTAACCGTTAAGGACCTGCCGCTCAGATGGATGCTGCACAACGGCTATGACGTTCCACGGGACATGCTGCGGAGCACCTCCGGGTCTGGATCTTCGTCCAGAGGAGGCGCAGACCCTTCTTCTCCTGGCGCGGACGCAAGCCCATCCTTTCTATCAGAAATGTGGGCCAATATCAAGGACACCATCATGCAGAAGAAGGATGAGTTTGACTATAACAAGTCAACCTTAGATCTGTCAAACCGCAACACCCCCGGCATCCTTAGGCAGTACAGGTACTTCCTGGGAAG GGTTGGCAAGCAGAGGCTCCGGGAAGCAAGGATACTGGCTGTCGACTACCTGATACTCTGCCTCGCTGGGATATGCCTGGGGACGCTGGCCAAAGTGAGCGACGAAACGTTTGGAGCGCTTGGGTACACTTACACTGTCATCGCCGTCT CCCTGCTTTGCAAAATCGGAGCCCTAAGATCCTTCGCCCTGGACAAGATATACTACTGGAGGGAAAGGGCCTCGGGGATGAGCTCGCTGGCCTACTTCCTGGCCAAGGACACCATCGACCACTTCAACACCATCGTCAAGCCCATCGTCTACCTCTCCATGTTCTACTTCTTCAACAACCCCAGGTCGTCCATCTGGGAGAACTATGTCGTCATTGTTGCGCTTGTGTACTGCGTCACGGGCATCGGCTACACCCTCGCCATCTTCTTCCAGCCAGGCTCCGCACAACTG TGGTCTGCACTGCTCCCAGTCGTTCTCACCTTGATAGCAACTCAGCAGAAGGACACTATCATAGCTGATCTTTGCTACACAAAGTGGGCTCTGGAGGCATTCGTGATCGCCAACGCTCACAA CTACACCGGGGTGTGGTTGATAACACGGTGCGGCTCTCTGCAAAGTAACGGCTACGACATCAGCAACAGGAGTCTCTGTTTATGGGTCCTCGTGGCCAACGGGGTGATCTTCCGCTGCATAGCCTTCTTCTGCATGGTAGTATTCCAGAAGCACTGA